GCCATAAAGCATTTTGCCAATTGCCATTATTGTGATGAAGGTTTATGGGaccatttatttatgttttatatccTTTTCCTGCTACTGAACTGTAGATTTTATTTGTCAAATATGTGACCTTTAAgcatttaattttgaaatatttatgtatataaacaAGTAAACTAATTATATAGATTTGATTTTGTTATAAATGGCATGGTCAAGGAATGTGGTCCTCAAGGCGACACACCATATAATTTTCTCAGCCTTTCCTTTTTGGACCATATAATTTCATGTAAATTGGACCACTAGTCTCGTATTATCCCcatctattcttttttttgagcaacatcCCCATCTATTCTATCACTTCACTTATTACCTATCGTTTCACAGCATCTTGTTATACGATAACTCTGATAGTTTTCTGATATCAGATAACTTTCTGTGGATTTAAAACACGGGCCTCGTGAAGGGCCATTAGATAATGCGCGAGATGTATAAGCCCATGAGTGGCCCaatctaaattatattattgtggcTTGAATGCATCGCTTGCCTTATAGAAGGGACGGCTCCGAGGCACGGACGGCCCGGGCCAAGCCCAATGAAACATTCGCCTTGGACccccaaaatttttgaaaatttttatatgtaaataggcccctaatttgtaaaaaaaagatttttaggCCCCCAAAATTTTGAACTCTTTACTAAATCTCAAAATTCTCGGGGCCGGCCCTGCTCCGAGGGGCCAAATCTAGATCGAGAACGACGTTTATGGTTTGTGTCGACGCCACCCTGATCATAACCCATAATATAGCCAAATGACTCGTGTATAGGCTCACAATGTCACACTTGTAAGTTGTAATCATGCATGCACGTAAAGTTTGATTGTACTATTAAACAATTAATAGATTTTGATCTATGgagaatttatgttttaattaaatataatacgATTTGTGTCTTGTGATGACTTGATGAGTGGTGCCAAATTATTATGCTCGAGACAAGATACCGCCCATATCTTTGACACTTGGACTTACATGAACATTTcactctctttcctttttcattcTAGAAGACTTGAAAGTTGAAACAGTAGTGGAAAAGAGAAGAACTTCAAATCCGaattgtaataataataatggaaaaaaagagaggcttattttaaatggtttttatcttttttttttttttttttgataacattAGTGTGATCCAAAGGCTTTCTAGACCCAAGGACTAATCACTACGAGGCCCACACGATCCGCGTTTTCTTACCACTTAAGACGTTCCGGGTGGCCAAGGGGAATCAACCCAGGGCGGTACTCACAGCTGTGAGTCCTTTACCACTAGGCCAAGACCACTTGGTTATAAACCTTTCTGTTAATCTTAAAATATCCATTTAAACatattaaactttatatatttctatttggCCCGTATAAGTTTGGATTTCGGTTCAAGTGGTTTACATGGTGGACCATAACAGATGATTGATCCATCTCCTGACAATAGTCGGAAGGTATTCCAAACTCGGATCATGCAGTATGGTATGCTTTCGGGCTAGTCCACCCTGTATCACTAAGTACCTTTTTTTCAGGGACGACCGGATCAGCCGATAGgccttatcaaaaaaaaaaaaactttatattttttttttgtttaatatgaaTAAGATTAGTTCGGCTCTACAACATAAATCACTACTATTTGCATACAACAAATGCACAGACATCCCTTCTAGAAACCGTCGAGTTGAACCCCACATAACAAGCAGCACACAATCCATTGTTTTGTTTGCTTGTTTGTTTGGATatacattataaatataatagacTATTAAAGTGCCCAAGAAATCTGATTTTCCAACGTTATCTTCTTTTAGTCtatgatcatatatataaacaagagAGGATGCATATCTTACCCCAACTTATTACGTTCCGTGTGTTGTGTCTTTTGTCATTGGtagaagaaaaagacaaaactcaAATTATGAACACGAAGAACAACGTCCTTGTGGACGTGTCACCATTCTTGTTATTCGAAGCATCTGCAGATTCCGAAACTCGTGAAGAAGGTGGCCACGATGGATATGATGATAAAGATCATGGGAATGATGCTGAGTCAACGAGTCAGGTGACGGGTGGGTCGGCTGATTTTGACTCGGTGgagatggaagaagaagaaaaagaagaagagctaGTCACGGGAGAGAaagaggaggaacacgatgaGGAAGAGGTGAATAGTCACGGGAGGTGGCCGGAGAGTAGAGAAAATGAAAGCGGGAGCGTTGATTCGTCTTGCACGAGGAATGATGAGAGGTTGATGAGGAGGAAGATTGAAAAAGATCGAATGTTTTGGGAAGCTTGTTTAGCTTCTTAGCCTGTATGCATCAAATTATTAATTAGTGTGTTATTGTATGTttgaatatattgtttaaaataccTGTATGTAATAGATATGTGATTTGTCAGCTAATCAATTATGCattgtaaatttatatttattgaattaTAGTTGGTTTCGTGATGATCATCACCATTTTAGTAGATAGTCAACCACGGGTTAAAAAGACGAAATGAAATTGACAAATGAATAGTTAGTTAACCTTTCCGACTTGTTTATCCTATTGGGCCATTGAGTAAAGCCCATTTAAGTTAAAGCAATCCACTCtcaattttttgaacatttcGTTTCTTCGACGCTTTGCTTTAACTGGGTGGAACAACGGTCTTCGAATCTCAGAGAGCTTTTTTGGAGTCCGATCATATATACCTTTCAGATCAATCCCAATTCGAGGAAGACGATGATTATGCTCAGAATCCGAAGCAGAGATGGATTGGAGCGAGTGAGAGTAGAAGGACCTCACACTACAGTCTCTCAACTCAAAACCCTAATCCAGGATCAGCTAGCTGCGCAGCTTCACGCGGAGAGCGAGTTGAAAGAAGCTTGTGATCAATGAGGACGGTGGTGCTGATGTTAATTTTGAGGCGTTTCAGATGAATGATATGTGCGTCAGGTTGTTCAGGGAAGGGTGGTTCGAGATGGTGATCCGAAGCTCTCTAAGATGAAGAAAGAGGTGGTTGTTGGTGTCAAGGATCTTAAAGAAGTCGACAACGATTTCTCCCTCGTCGTCGTCAAGATCTTGGACTATCAGGCAGGGGGAATCTAGACCACATATTTAATGGGTGCAAATAAAAGTGCTTAGGGCAAGGATCGGACTTGGGATCCTCTGTGTTGATACAATCTGTCATGTATAAATTTTGCTTCTTCAGGGATCGTTGTCCATGTACTTTCCCGATAGAGAACCGGAACATTAGAACAACAGTGTGGGCTTTGGAAACAAAGAGGGATCGTCCAAGGAGACTCCCGTTCGTGAAGAGGATCTCTGATTTTCATCTGCTTCTCTTTGTGGCTCAGTTTCTGTTCAAGTTAAGATCTCTGATTTTCATCTGCTTTTCTTTGTGGCTCAGTTTCTGTTCAAGTTAAGGAAGAAAAGTTAATGTATTCAGTGCTAGTCTTTGTGTTCAAGTTCCTGTCTAGCAAAACGACTGTTCCAAGCtggtaagttatttttttttaagaaatataaaatattaaaatggaaATATAAGTCCCGTGCCTCTCGCATGCAAAGCGAGCGCTCCACCATTTGAGCTACATCCCCAGATGAGTATTTATGATAATGGTCGTAATTTATAGAAAGTAAAGTATGAGAAGTATTATGTGGACTGGACTGGGCTGAAGTTTAATTCAACTAAAAAGGCCCAAAGTTGAAATGTTGGATGGTTGCTTCTGAAGGCAGAAAAGGACAAATTAAGAGGGGACAAAGCAAAAGATATACTTTTGTCGTCTTTTTCCACTTTTGGAAATTTATTCCCAAAACCTATAAAATTAGTAGTGGGAAAGACTTTAGTTAAAGCTCGTTTAAGCACACATTATTAGTCTGTCCATATGCGTATGAAAAAGAATGAAAGCactaaaatgattttatttttgtaattctccaattttcatataattatacTTGTAATCTCCATCGAATAGTAGGAGAGTAAATTTATTTCAAGTAAATTCACTAATAAATAACTGTGTAGAGTTACGTAGGCAGGACTATTAATGTTTCCTCCGCGGCTTGATTAATTGAGTTCAAATATTTCCCATcgcaaaaattaaataattgactgtactttaatttttatttagaatcaatataatgaaaaaaaaaacaaaagtaaggAGTGGAAAATGGGGAGCACACGTATGGAAAAGACAAAATAGATGACGACAAAACTAAGAAAGCCCTCAAACGGACACGCGAATCATATACCTTAGCGTGTTCTCCTTTTATTctccttttaatttttatttatttagttgcGTTTGCGTCCATTATTATTTTCATCTTGGTTCATACCTTACCACAAATATCAACTTATGTGTTCATTGAAAAGATTGTTTGATCCTGTGGACATTTTCATTAACATTACGACAAATACAATTCGTTATATCTTTTCTTAGAGCTTTGCTGAAAATCGACGGTCCAAGTTGTATTAGTACACGCTTTAGGTGTCTATCAACATATGTAATACATGTTTGTATCGGGATAAAACAACGGGCTGAGATCTACTGTTTTGGTCCCATTCCCATCATCGAGAGAGATTCATGGTTTCTTGCTTTGTCAAATCCAAAAGATACACTAAAAGTTATAGTAATATGATCTAACTTGTAAATCTACAGACATTATTGAGAAAACAAAActtgtatattaattttgttaGTTGAGGTTCACCATTCTCTTTTACTGCGGAGCCATCAAAGCTAGTACTGTTCGCCATTCTCTTTTGTTTAACTTCTTGCCTACCCTATCCTTTAATTCATTAAtagattattattatatgtGTTAACATATTGTTTAAAATGTGGTTTCATGAGGGACATAACTTAGGTTCAATACGTTGAACCTTTAAATTAACCCCACATTTTATGACCAATCAAATTGAcacatatattattaattaaaaaatattaaattaaataaaaatagctacaaaaaataaaaacgttaaTTTTAACGACGTTAACGCTTTcagctaaaccctaaatcttaaattctaaacccaaatcccaacccctaaacccaaaccctataccctaaaccctaatcctagaccctaaacccaaattatataccctgaacccaaaaactagactataaacctaaactctataccctaaacccaagtcttagaccctaaacccaaaccgtaaaccttaaatccaaattatatatcctaaacccaaaacattaACTATAAGTCCAAACGGTAAATCCTAATCCCAAACCgtaaatcataaacccaaaacctataccctaaactcaaatcctagacCTAAAACCCAAATGGTAAACCCTACACTcaaaccccaaacttaaatgccatagggtttgagtttagggtctaagacttgggtttagggtatagggtttaggtttatagtctatttttttgggtttaaggtatataatttaggtttagggtctaggattagggtttagggtctaggattagagtttaaagtatacggtttgggtttagggtgtaggacttgggtttagggtttagagtttaggtttatagtctaatttttgggtttagggtatataatttgggtttagggtctaggattaggtTTTAGGGTATAAGGTTTGAGTTTaagggtttggatttgg
The window above is part of the Brassica napus cultivar Da-Ae chromosome C8, Da-Ae, whole genome shotgun sequence genome. Proteins encoded here:
- the LOC106414196 gene encoding histone chaperone ASF1-like, with product MHILPQLITFRVLCLLSLVEEKDKTQIMNTKNNVLVDVSPFLLFEASADSETREEGGHDGYDDKDHGNDAESTSQVTGGSADFDSVEMEEEEKEEELVTGEKEEEHDEEEVNSHGRWPESRENESGSVDSSCTRNDERLMRRKIEKDRMFWEACLAS